A stretch of DNA from Longimicrobiaceae bacterium:
CATCCGCTGGCCGCGGTCGCGCACCCGGTCGAGGGCGCGGAGCGGCTGCGGGGCGCGAGCTTCGGCGTGGAGGCGGAGGGGCCGGCGCGGGCGCTGGCCGAGCGCATCGTCCGCGCGTGCGGCGGGCGGGTGCTCTCCGTCGCGCACGGCGAGAAGCCGACGTACCACGCGGCGGCCGTCTTCGCATCGAACTACGCCGTCGCGCTGCTTGCGCTGGCGGAGCGGCTGATGGAGCGCGCGGGGGTGCCGGAGGAAGATGCGCGGCCGGCACTCGGAGCGCTCGTCGCCGGCGCGGTGGCGAACGTGGCGGAGCGCGGGCCGGTGGCGGCGCTGACGGGTCCCGTCGCACGGGGGGACGACGCGACGGTGCGGCTTCACCTGGCGCGGTTGTCCGGCGGCGAGCGGCGCCTATATTCCCTGCTCGGCCGCGAGGCCCTGGCGCTGGCGCTGCGCGCGGGGCTGGACGCGGATGCGGCGGAGCGGATCGCGGACGCGCTGGGGGAGGGGACGTGAGGCTCTACATCAACATCGACCACGTGGCCACCGTGCGGCAGGCGCGCGGCACCGACGAGCCGGACCCGGTGCGCGCCGCGGTGCTGGCGGAGATGGGCGGTGCCGACGGCATCACCGTGCACCTGCGCGAGGACCGGCGCCACGTGCAGGACCGCGACGTGCGCCTGCTGCTGGAGACGTCGCGCACCGGCGTGAACCTGGAGCTCGCCGCCGCGTCGGAGGTGCTGGCGCTGGCGGTGGAGTGGAAGCCGATGCAGGCCACGCTTGTGCCCGAGCGCCGCGAGGAGGTCACCACCGAGGGCGGCCTGTCGCTGGAGACGGACGAGGCGCGCGGCTGGATCGGCGAGGCCACGCGCCGCCTGCGCGAGGCGGGCATCCGCACCTCGTTGTTCATCGACCCGGACGCCGAGGCGATCCGCGCGTCCGCCGGGCTCGGCGCACACGCCGTCGAGCTGCACACGGGCGAGTACGCGAACACGCGCGGGCCGGAGCGGGCGGAGCAGCTGGGCCGCCTTCACCGCGCCGCCGCGCTGGGGCGCTCGCTGGGCCTGGGTGTGCACGCGGGGCACGGCCTCACGTACGAGAACGTGGCCCCTGTGGCCGCCATCCCCGAGATCGAGGAGCTGAACATCGGCCACTCGGTCATCTCCCGCGCCGTCTTCACGGGCATGGAGCGCGCGGTGCGCGACATAGCCCGCATAATCCGCCGCGCCCGCGCCTGAACCCGCCACAGGAAACCATGCCGCAGCCGCTCAGCGAATACTTCGCCCTGGAAGCGGGCGAGTACCTGGACCAGCTGGACGCCCTGCTCAAGCCGGGAGACGCGCCCGACGCGGCGCAGTTCTTCCGCCTGGCGCGCGGCGTCCGCGGCAGCGCGCAGATCGCCGGGGCATCCGGGATCGCGCTCGTCGCGGAGCGGATGGAGGACGGCGCGCGCGCCCTGCGCGACGGTCCGCTCGCGTGGAGCGAGGAGCTGCGGCAGCGGTCGGTGCGGACGATCGACGACATCCGCGTCCTGGTCCGCGCGCACCCTCGCTGGGGCGACGCGGAGCAGACGCGCGCCCGCGACGCCGCCGCGCTGTGGGGGGACGCGGACGGCGAGCGGCGGCCCTCGTCCGTCGCGGCGGGGGGCGACCAGCTCTTCGCTTTCGTGCGGCGGGAGATCACCGGCGTGGTGGCGGAGCTGGACCGCGTGACGGCCGAGCTGGCGGAGGCACCCACGGCGCGCGAGCCGCTGCGCGCGGTGCTGCGGCGCATGCGCCCGGTGCGTGGCGTGGCCGGGATGCCCGCGCTGGCGCCGGTGCTGGAGGTGCTGGAGGGGATCGAGGACGCCGTGCACGAGGTGCTGGCGCGGTCGCTCTCGGTGGACGGCGGATACCTGGACCTGCTGGTGGCCGCGCGCGACGCGCTGGACGGCGCCGGCTTCGCGCTGGAGCGCGGCGAGGCGCCCACGGCGTCCGGCGAGCTGGAGCGCTTCCGCGACCTGCGCGAGCAGACCGGCGGCGCGGGCGACGAGGAGACCGAGGCGGGCGTCATCCCCGTGAGCGAGCTGTTCTACGCCGACGCGGGGCCGCACATCCTTTCCTCCCCGCTCGCCCCCGTGGCGCCGGCGGATGCCGAGACGGCCACGGCGGAGGTCGACAGCTTCCTGCGCATCGAGGCCACGGGCTTCCTGGACCGCGCCGAGTCGCTGGTGGCCGAGCTTCCGTCCAAACCCAAGCGCCGCTTCGCCCGCATCACCGCGCAGCTCGCTGACCTGGCGACGAGCGTGCGCGAGTTGGCCGGCACGTACGGGCTCACGCAGACGGCGTCCGCCGCGGAAGATGCCGCCAAGCGCCTCCGCAAGTCCAAGAACGCCGAGGAGGCCCGCGACGCCCTCGCCGACCTCCGCGCGTCGCTCCCCGGCGCCGCCCCGCGTCCCCCGAAGACCGCAGACGCATCCACCGAAACCGCGCCGGGAGATGCGGGTTCGGGAGATGGGAAGCAGGCGGATTCGGGAGATTCAAAGTCGGCGGACGCGGGCACATCCACCGTCATACCGGTTGTGCCGGACGAGGATGGTGTGGTGCCTATCGAGGCGCTGCTGTACGACGGGGAGGCGGCGCTGCGCGAGGCGCTGGCGCTGCGGGCGCGGATCGACGCGCTGATGGGCGCGGCGGCGCGGCCGGGCGCCCCGCTGGGAGACACCCTCGACGAGCTGTTCGGCCTCGTGGAGCTGGGATTACACGCTAAACGAGCCTCGTGAGGGAATGAAGCCAG
This window harbors:
- a CDS encoding pyridoxine 5'-phosphate synthase gives rise to the protein MRLYINIDHVATVRQARGTDEPDPVRAAVLAEMGGADGITVHLREDRRHVQDRDVRLLLETSRTGVNLELAAASEVLALAVEWKPMQATLVPERREEVTTEGGLSLETDEARGWIGEATRRLREAGIRTSLFIDPDAEAIRASAGLGAHAVELHTGEYANTRGPERAEQLGRLHRAAALGRSLGLGVHAGHGLTYENVAPVAAIPEIEELNIGHSVISRAVFTGMERAVRDIARIIRRARA
- a CDS encoding Rossmann-like and DUF2520 domain-containing protein — protein: MTEDSQRGDRLWIIGAGRVGLSLGLALHRAGAVAGLAYTGPREAAPAHPLFDGDAPVARYLGTSKELPEGTTGIVIAVPDRVIPEIVAGIASSVSPEKLAGLPALHTSGGLGADVLEPLAALGASIGGVHPLAAVAHPVEGAERLRGASFGVEAEGPARALAERIVRACGGRVLSVAHGEKPTYHAAAVFASNYAVALLALAERLMERAGVPEEDARPALGALVAGAVANVAERGPVAALTGPVARGDDATVRLHLARLSGGERRLYSLLGREALALALRAGLDADAAERIADALGEGT
- a CDS encoding Hpt domain-containing protein, translated to MPQPLSEYFALEAGEYLDQLDALLKPGDAPDAAQFFRLARGVRGSAQIAGASGIALVAERMEDGARALRDGPLAWSEELRQRSVRTIDDIRVLVRAHPRWGDAEQTRARDAAALWGDADGERRPSSVAAGGDQLFAFVRREITGVVAELDRVTAELAEAPTAREPLRAVLRRMRPVRGVAGMPALAPVLEVLEGIEDAVHEVLARSLSVDGGYLDLLVAARDALDGAGFALERGEAPTASGELERFRDLREQTGGAGDEETEAGVIPVSELFYADAGPHILSSPLAPVAPADAETATAEVDSFLRIEATGFLDRAESLVAELPSKPKRRFARITAQLADLATSVRELAGTYGLTQTASAAEDAAKRLRKSKNAEEARDALADLRASLPGAAPRPPKTADASTETAPGDAGSGDGKQADSGDSKSADAGTSTVIPVVPDEDGVVPIEALLYDGEAALREALALRARIDALMGAAARPGAPLGDTLDELFGLVELGLHAKRAS